From the genome of Arthrobacter alpinus, one region includes:
- a CDS encoding flagellar hook-basal body complex protein FliE produces the protein MSFAPIAGVQATTPTAFLPATEASAGATNGNGFGLALTGALDNAQALSSESKTLAVQAVTGNLDDIHNATIASTRAQVTLELVATVRNKGVDAFNEIMRMQA, from the coding sequence ATGAGTTTCGCCCCCATCGCCGGAGTCCAGGCGACGACGCCCACAGCTTTTTTGCCCGCCACGGAAGCCTCCGCCGGTGCCACGAACGGGAACGGGTTCGGGCTGGCCTTGACGGGTGCCCTGGACAATGCGCAGGCGCTGTCCAGCGAATCGAAAACCCTCGCCGTCCAGGCAGTGACAGGGAACCTCGATGACATCCACAACGCCACCATCGCCTCAACCCGCGCCCAGGTGACCTTGGAGCTGGTTGCCACGGTGCGCAACAAGGGCGTCGACGCATTTAACGAGATTATGAGGATGCAGGCCTGA
- the fliF gene encoding flagellar basal-body MS-ring/collar protein FliF: MPPVITKFMGRASGTLKGFSMAQRTLAVIGIAVLVLGTVALASWLSKPTYSPLFSGVAAADASAIVAQLKTDNVPYQLSNGGSTILVPDANVYEERLKSASAGLPAATTGGYSLLDTMGVTSSEFQQNVTYKRAMEGELAKTIMAMKGVQNASVKLAIPEKTVFTSTKSDPTASVFVETGGSAAMSAGQIEAVVHLVSSAVDGLTPANVSVVDAKGTVLSAAGSAAAGGADKQRTEYENRVGAAVQSMLDRVVGPGKSTVSLTAAMDESSSQVLKESFVAPEGAPALNESSESIKSTSGTGAGAGVLGPDNIAVPNGAATGGNSESTNVTKNNAVDKTTANTSIPAGTLQKQSLAVAVDTDAAKAVDAATLTDMVVAAAGIDRARGDVVTLKVMPFSTATADEAKSALDAAKADANAAATAKTWQTILYAALAVLLLLLILVLYARKNRRQVRELVDLGERTETANQLNALSMVNGLETTALPRIPEPVALPAVENTDTDTKRASINALALADPGKAAVLMRTLMDDGRQA, translated from the coding sequence ATGCCTCCCGTCATCACCAAGTTCATGGGCCGGGCCTCCGGGACCCTCAAGGGTTTCAGCATGGCCCAGCGCACCCTTGCCGTCATTGGTATTGCCGTGCTGGTGCTGGGCACGGTGGCCCTGGCGTCTTGGCTGAGCAAACCTACGTACTCCCCCCTGTTCTCTGGGGTTGCCGCGGCAGACGCCAGCGCCATTGTGGCCCAGCTCAAGACGGACAACGTCCCCTACCAGCTGAGCAACGGCGGCTCCACCATCTTGGTGCCCGACGCCAACGTCTATGAGGAACGGCTCAAGTCCGCCTCTGCCGGCCTGCCCGCCGCCACCACGGGCGGCTACTCCCTCCTGGACACCATGGGGGTGACGTCCTCGGAATTCCAGCAGAATGTCACTTACAAGCGGGCCATGGAAGGTGAACTGGCCAAGACCATCATGGCCATGAAGGGCGTGCAAAACGCCTCAGTGAAACTGGCCATACCGGAAAAGACCGTTTTCACCTCCACCAAATCCGATCCCACGGCCTCGGTTTTTGTTGAAACCGGCGGTTCGGCTGCCATGTCAGCGGGCCAGATCGAAGCAGTGGTGCACCTTGTCTCCTCCGCCGTGGACGGGCTGACCCCGGCCAACGTGTCGGTGGTGGACGCGAAGGGCACTGTTTTGTCGGCCGCCGGCAGTGCCGCAGCAGGCGGGGCTGACAAGCAGCGGACGGAGTATGAAAACCGGGTGGGTGCGGCCGTCCAGTCCATGCTTGACCGGGTGGTGGGGCCGGGAAAATCCACTGTCTCGCTGACAGCTGCGATGGATGAATCCTCCTCCCAGGTCCTCAAGGAGTCCTTCGTGGCCCCGGAGGGTGCCCCCGCCCTGAACGAGTCCTCTGAATCCATCAAGTCCACCTCCGGCACGGGTGCCGGGGCGGGCGTCCTTGGTCCGGATAACATTGCAGTCCCCAACGGGGCGGCGACCGGGGGTAACTCCGAGTCCACAAACGTGACCAAGAACAATGCCGTGGACAAGACCACCGCCAACACCAGTATCCCGGCCGGGACCTTGCAAAAGCAGTCGCTGGCGGTTGCCGTGGACACCGATGCTGCCAAGGCCGTGGACGCTGCCACGCTCACTGACATGGTGGTTGCCGCGGCAGGAATTGACCGTGCCCGGGGTGACGTGGTGACGCTTAAGGTCATGCCGTTCTCCACGGCAACAGCCGATGAAGCCAAATCGGCGCTGGATGCCGCCAAGGCCGACGCGAATGCTGCGGCCACGGCCAAGACCTGGCAGACCATCCTCTACGCCGCGCTGGCGGTCCTGCTGCTCCTGCTGATCCTGGTCCTGTACGCCCGCAAAAATCGGCGCCAGGTGCGTGAACTGGTTGATTTGGGTGAGCGGACCGAAACGGCGAACCAGCTGAATGCCCTGTCCATGGTGAACGGGCTGGAGACGACGGCGCTGCCGAGAATCCCGGAGCCCGTGGCACTTCCCGCCGTGGAAAACACCGACACCGACACCAAACGTGCCTCCATTAATGCCCTGGCCCTGGCGGATCCTGGCAAGGCTGCGGTATTGATGCGCACGCTCATGGATGATGGGCGGCAGGCATGA